A genome region from candidate division KSB1 bacterium includes the following:
- a CDS encoding heavy-metal-associated domain-containing protein, whose amino-acid sequence MRTVFLFSMVLVFAAFAYAGDDCCGSKAEKTGDMKAQACEVAEDVACEAVSVPTAQCGMCEATISKAVKGVKGVSMVKVDAEKNVAHVHFDKSKASLNQVEQAIAKAGYDANDVERNEQAHANLPKCCQVEKDSEG is encoded by the coding sequence ATGAGAACTGTATTTTTATTTTCAATGGTGCTGGTTTTTGCTGCATTTGCTTATGCGGGCGATGACTGCTGCGGCAGCAAAGCGGAAAAAACAGGCGACATGAAAGCACAGGCCTGTGAGGTTGCGGAAGATGTGGCCTGTGAAGCCGTCAGCGTGCCGACCGCCCAGTGCGGCATGTGCGAAGCGACCATCAGCAAAGCCGTGAAAGGCGTTAAAGGCGTCAGTATGGTCAAAGTCGATGCTGAGAAAAACGTGGCCCATGTGCATTTTGACAAAAGCAAAGCATCTTTGAATCAGGTGGAACAGGCGATTGCAAAAGCCGGTTATGACGCCAATGATGTGGAGCGCAACGAACAGGCGCACGCCAATCTGCCGAAATGCTGTCAGGTTGAAAAGGACTCGGAAGGATAA
- a CDS encoding glycoside hydrolase family 9 protein: MSELHHPDRQPDLIQQIEHGVRYLMNTYKACGHIPLGVISPTLKQYVHLGDAMSMTDNQIYHISKDMIPTPRYRRGEMDDRWVFTDYNPVLQYQAIQAFAAASRSLAGYNPSLSVECIRTAKALWNDVHQRRARNIGSTDNADKNEQEYLAAVELFLSTGSQDYRKIVTNRNRIKDNFERLGWSACRALQALNDSAFSVFLLQCARDYEQNLDAQLTANPFELPLSKERNVWGTGREILNFGMRYYYLHRRFPELFDTAPVHRALEYVLGRHPGSHISFVSGVGSYSVTTAYGVNRGDWSYIPGGVVSGTAIIESDLPELKQDWPYLWQQTQYTIEAAAFFIFCSLAHASLLP; the protein is encoded by the coding sequence ATGTCAGAGCTGCATCATCCCGACCGCCAACCGGATTTAATTCAGCAAATTGAACACGGTGTGCGGTACCTGATGAACACCTACAAGGCATGCGGTCATATTCCGTTAGGCGTCATTTCTCCCACCCTGAAACAATATGTGCATTTGGGAGACGCCATGAGTATGACCGACAACCAGATTTATCATATCTCCAAGGATATGATCCCGACCCCCCGGTACAGACGCGGAGAAATGGATGACCGCTGGGTGTTTACAGATTATAATCCGGTTCTGCAATATCAGGCCATCCAGGCCTTTGCGGCCGCCAGCCGGTCGCTTGCCGGCTATAATCCATCGTTATCTGTTGAGTGTATTCGAACCGCCAAGGCGTTGTGGAATGATGTTCACCAACGCAGAGCACGAAACATAGGGTCGACGGACAATGCGGATAAAAATGAGCAAGAGTACCTGGCTGCTGTAGAACTGTTCCTGTCCACAGGATCGCAAGACTATCGCAAGATCGTGACAAATCGAAACCGCATCAAGGACAACTTTGAGCGTCTGGGGTGGTCCGCCTGCCGGGCCCTGCAAGCACTAAATGACAGCGCGTTCAGCGTGTTTCTTCTACAATGCGCGCGTGATTATGAGCAAAACCTCGACGCTCAACTCACAGCCAATCCTTTTGAACTGCCCCTTTCTAAAGAGCGAAACGTGTGGGGCACCGGCCGGGAAATCCTGAATTTCGGCATGCGTTATTATTATCTTCACCGCCGGTTTCCGGAACTCTTTGATACCGCCCCGGTGCATCGGGCGCTGGAGTATGTGCTGGGCCGGCATCCCGGTTCTCATATTTCGTTTGTCTCCGGTGTGGGATCATACTCGGTGACCACCGCTTACGGTGTCAATCGCGGCGACTGGTCCTATATCCCCGGCGGTGTGGTTTCCGGCACAGCCATCATTGAATCGGACCTGCCTGAACTCAAACAGGACTGGCCTTATCTGTGGCAGCAAACCCAGTATACCATCGAAGCCGCAGCTTTTTTTATCTTTTGTTCGCTGGCGCACGCATCCCTATTACCCTGA
- a CDS encoding inositol monophosphatase family protein has protein sequence MTKNKNETHSPDLQTALKAVRAAGAIVREGFYSSVNITIKSDQSLVTEYDHRAEQALIDILGAETHFSILSEETGSQEKKGDHLWIMDPIDGTSNFSRGLGICTVSLALFDKDGARIGVIGDPLRHDMYYAERGAGAFCNDQPIHVSDIDDARKSLIILECGHPPRDRQLMSRVWRRLAHFDVRQLGSTAYELCTVACGKTDAFICAGDQIWDYAAGMLIVTEAGGRFCNWNGEPWQESNPHIYASNSYIDDLILPNIQDLQQ, from the coding sequence ATGACAAAAAATAAAAATGAAACCCATTCCCCTGATCTGCAGACCGCTCTCAAGGCTGTGCGGGCGGCCGGAGCTATTGTTAGAGAAGGCTTTTATTCTTCCGTAAACATCACCATCAAATCTGATCAATCCCTGGTCACCGAATACGATCACCGGGCGGAACAGGCTCTGATTGATATTCTGGGAGCAGAGACTCATTTTTCAATACTCAGCGAAGAAACCGGTTCCCAGGAAAAAAAAGGAGATCATTTGTGGATCATGGATCCCATCGACGGCACCAGCAATTTCAGCCGCGGGCTGGGGATCTGCACCGTCTCCCTGGCTTTGTTCGACAAAGACGGAGCGCGCATCGGCGTGATCGGGGATCCGCTGCGCCATGATATGTATTACGCAGAGCGCGGCGCCGGCGCGTTTTGCAACGATCAGCCGATCCACGTATCAGATATCGATGACGCGCGCAAAAGCCTGATTATTCTGGAATGCGGACACCCGCCCCGGGACCGTCAGCTGATGAGCCGGGTCTGGCGCCGACTGGCGCATTTTGACGTGCGGCAGCTCGGCTCCACGGCCTATGAGTTGTGTACCGTCGCCTGCGGCAAAACCGATGCGTTTATCTGCGCCGGCGATCAAATCTGGGATTACGCCGCCGGCATGCTCATTGTCACCGAGGCCGGGGGACGTTTCTGCAACTGGAACGGTGAACCCTGGCAAGAGAGCAATCCGCATATCTATGCCTCCAACTCTTATATCGATGATCTGATTCTCCCCAACATACAGGACTTGCAGCAATGA
- a CDS encoding Ig domain-containing protein gives MAATGGTGAYTWSIVSGTLPEGLTLDSMSGQIIGVPEAAGTYAFTVEVTDSGDPVQTASHEFTVIIYPPDLKITTVSPLPDGTVGETYAQDIHARGGSADTWTWSMISGVLPEGMEFLDFAEAGRVQGTPGEAGTFNFTVKVTDLLYPELSDSQTFSLSINPAELVITTATFPQGDQGVAYNQTVSVSGGTPPYVYSIYSGALPSGLSLNSSTGVISGTPTVAGTTNFNVQVTDHGDPQQAVLKSFSITILSASVYITTGSPLPDCKAGTDYSVQLQADGGEPPYTWAITERSPGWFAEGLFLSADGVLSGNINAQPGTGQLTIQVMDLAENTAAKTFDLTITAGDLELFWPNLPDGQTFTDYSGMIIYRYGTGPLQTPWTITGDFPQDLTIEYSSDGYQMELSGQPIEGGTYNFSITVEDSGDPQQTRTDSFSITINP, from the coding sequence GTGGCAGCCACCGGCGGAACAGGCGCCTATACCTGGTCGATTGTATCAGGCACACTGCCGGAAGGCCTGACCCTGGATTCCATGTCCGGGCAGATCATCGGAGTCCCGGAAGCAGCAGGCACGTATGCATTCACGGTTGAGGTTACGGATTCGGGTGATCCGGTTCAAACCGCTTCGCATGAATTCACTGTAATTATCTACCCGCCGGACCTAAAAATCACCACAGTTTCGCCGCTGCCTGACGGTACAGTCGGGGAAACCTATGCCCAGGACATTCACGCCCGGGGCGGCAGCGCAGATACTTGGACCTGGTCCATGATATCCGGTGTCTTGCCTGAAGGCATGGAGTTTCTGGACTTTGCCGAAGCAGGACGTGTACAGGGTACGCCCGGGGAAGCCGGTACGTTTAATTTCACGGTCAAAGTTACCGATCTTCTTTATCCGGAATTATCTGACAGCCAAACCTTCTCCCTGTCCATCAATCCGGCTGAACTTGTGATTACAACAGCCACATTCCCCCAGGGCGATCAGGGTGTCGCATATAACCAGACAGTCAGCGTCTCAGGAGGAACTCCGCCGTATGTCTATTCGATCTATTCCGGAGCGCTGCCTTCAGGACTGTCCCTGAATTCTTCTACCGGTGTGATCAGCGGTACTCCTACTGTTGCGGGAACAACCAATTTTAATGTTCAGGTCACTGATCATGGAGATCCGCAACAGGCTGTTTTAAAGAGTTTTTCCATTACGATTCTATCAGCTTCGGTTTACATTACCACCGGCTCGCCGCTGCCCGATTGTAAAGCGGGCACAGACTATAGTGTTCAGCTGCAGGCAGACGGCGGAGAACCTCCCTACACCTGGGCTATCACAGAACGCTCACCCGGCTGGTTCGCCGAAGGGCTCTTTTTAAGTGCTGACGGCGTGTTGAGCGGCAATATCAATGCGCAGCCGGGAACCGGCCAGTTGACCATTCAGGTCATGGATCTTGCAGAAAACACTGCCGCCAAAACATTTGACCTCACCATCACAGCCGGTGATCTGGAGCTTTTCTGGCCAAATCTACCTGACGGACAAACCTTCACGGATTACAGTGGAATGATTATCTATCGTTATGGTACGGGTCCGCTGCAGACACCCTGGACGATAACAGGAGATTTTCCTCAAGACCTTACAATAGAGTATTCATCCGATGGGTATCAAATGGAACTCTCAGGTCAGCCGATTGAGGGAGGTACTTATAATTTCAGCATAACAGTCGAGGACAGCGGTGATCCGCAGCAAACACGCACCGATTCATTTTCGATCACGATCAATCCATAA
- a CDS encoding Ig domain-containing protein: protein MLVDPPEQTTITLVMQANFPIQAPGFNLPAVNYSTTGKYVLVWSSTLKSSNYRLEESTDSTFTQTSAVYTGADTSVSLNKNTDAVYFYRVRGENEIGFSPWSQWIKFIVSIKPELLILTDSLPGGTVNQPYSQTLEAEGGHEPYTWTLIEGALPAGLTLEASTGQISGTPSVAGDYAFILQIADNSDLQQTDTLSLSITISPATLQILTGSLQTGTLNASFSQILTASGGTEPYTWSVTAGSLPDGLILDAASGKISGASVESGLFQFTIQVTDNSEPQQSASVSLSIAIQLPALQILTSALANGNLNSDYSQVLSATGGTEPYTWSVTAGGLPDGLILDAASGEISGASVESGLFQFTIQVTDNSETQQSDTRTLSIQINPTQLEILTQSLADGQVGTAYSGSLIAGGGIEPYTWSLNAGILPDGLTLDASSGQISGTPASAGTFNFTVQVNDNSDPQQSDSKTFLSPFQHPNCSSARTNCRMVKQTNHTVKSWQPPAEQAPIPGRLYQAHCRKA, encoded by the coding sequence GTGCTGGTGGACCCCCCGGAACAGACGACCATCACGCTGGTCATGCAGGCAAACTTTCCCATCCAGGCGCCTGGTTTCAACCTGCCGGCCGTCAATTACAGCACCACCGGAAAATATGTGCTGGTCTGGTCTTCCACCCTCAAATCGTCAAATTACCGTCTTGAAGAAAGCACGGACAGTACATTCACACAAACCAGCGCTGTTTACACGGGCGCGGACACCAGTGTTTCTTTGAATAAAAATACAGACGCTGTCTACTTTTATCGGGTACGCGGTGAAAATGAAATTGGTTTTTCACCCTGGAGCCAATGGATCAAATTTATCGTTTCGATAAAACCGGAACTGTTAATTCTCACAGACTCTTTACCGGGCGGAACCGTCAACCAGCCCTACAGCCAAACCCTCGAGGCCGAAGGAGGACATGAACCTTATACCTGGACATTGATTGAAGGCGCTCTGCCCGCAGGCTTGACTCTTGAAGCGAGCACCGGTCAAATCTCCGGTACACCATCTGTTGCAGGCGACTATGCTTTCATCCTTCAGATAGCTGATAACAGTGATCTGCAGCAAACGGACACCTTGTCACTCTCTATTACCATATCACCCGCGACTCTGCAGATCTTAACAGGCTCGCTGCAAACGGGCACGCTCAATGCATCTTTTAGTCAGATTCTCACTGCAAGCGGAGGAACTGAACCCTATACCTGGTCTGTCACGGCAGGCAGTCTGCCGGATGGTCTGATTCTGGACGCGGCATCCGGCAAGATTTCCGGCGCCTCTGTTGAATCCGGCCTATTTCAGTTTACAATACAGGTCACGGACAACAGCGAGCCGCAGCAGTCGGCCTCTGTATCATTGTCTATCGCTATTCAACTTCCGGCTTTACAAATCCTGACGAGCGCCCTTGCAAACGGCAATCTGAATTCAGACTACAGCCAGGTTCTGAGCGCCACCGGAGGAACTGAACCCTATACCTGGTCTGTCACGGCAGGCGGTCTGCCGGATGGTCTGATTCTGGACGCGGCATCCGGCGAGATTTCCGGCGCCTCTGTTGAATCCGGCCTATTTCAGTTTACAATACAGGTCACGGATAACAGCGAGACGCAACAGTCGGATACGCGTACTCTGTCCATTCAGATCAATCCCACCCAACTGGAGATATTAACCCAATCTCTGGCGGACGGACAGGTCGGCACAGCCTATAGCGGTTCCCTCATTGCCGGCGGCGGCATTGAACCGTATACCTGGTCATTGAATGCCGGAATCCTGCCCGATGGTTTGACACTGGACGCCTCTTCCGGACAAATCTCCGGCACACCTGCATCAGCCGGAACGTTCAATTTTACCGTACAGGTGAACGACAACAGCGATCCGCAACAATCCGATTCAAAAACATTTCTATCACCATTTCAGCATCCGAACTGCTCATCAGCACGGACGAACTGCCGAATGGTAAAACAGACGAATCATACAGTCAAATCGTGGCAGCCACCGGCGGAACAGGCGCCTATACCTGGTCGATTGTATCAGGCACACTGCCGGAAGGCCTGA
- a CDS encoding HAD family phosphatase encodes MNLSQFNAVLFDMDGVFVDTEPVVFGVTRQVFDPMGIHLTDEFQYNFIGHPTRQNLQMIEKEFQVSLEYDVVIRKLKQHYDAELSIHALPVTPGIPELVRFAKEQKLKTGLCTTSPQRDVNVIFSKLAQTDPLFRPDTLFDAIVTGDQIHLKKPNPEPYLMLTDRLNTQPQDCLVIEDSEPGVQSARAAGCTCLALRRFYNHHMDFTPADEIVEADDLLRWVAHHINSQI; translated from the coding sequence ATGAACCTCAGCCAATTCAACGCGGTATTATTCGACATGGACGGCGTGTTTGTCGATACCGAACCCGTGGTGTTCGGCGTCACCCGTCAGGTATTTGATCCCATGGGCATCCACCTCACGGACGAATTCCAATACAATTTTATCGGCCATCCCACCCGTCAGAATCTGCAGATGATCGAAAAAGAGTTTCAGGTTTCACTGGAGTATGACGTGGTCATTCGCAAATTAAAACAGCATTATGACGCGGAATTATCAATTCACGCGCTGCCGGTCACGCCGGGAATCCCGGAACTGGTGCGGTTTGCCAAGGAACAAAAGCTGAAAACAGGACTGTGCACCACTTCGCCGCAGCGCGATGTGAATGTGATTTTCAGCAAACTGGCGCAGACTGATCCGCTGTTCCGGCCCGACACGCTGTTCGATGCCATCGTCACCGGTGACCAAATCCACCTCAAAAAACCGAATCCGGAGCCCTATTTAATGCTCACAGACCGGTTGAACACTCAACCGCAGGACTGCCTGGTCATTGAAGACTCGGAACCCGGGGTGCAGTCCGCCAGGGCGGCCGGATGCACCTGTCTGGCGTTACGGCGCTTTTACAATCATCATATGGACTTTACACCCGCTGATGAGATAGTAGAGGCGGATGACCTCTTGAGATGGGTAGCGCATCACATCAATTCTCAGATCTGA
- a CDS encoding P1 family peptidase — protein sequence MGLGRTGSIAASSSGEIIFAFSVANRTLRPSLSKSKFITLTCISDAHINPVYEAVIEATEEAVMNAVFCSRGMNGRLQRSAPAIPAGRILEMLK from the coding sequence TTGGGATTAGGCCGTACGGGTTCGATTGCCGCTTCGTCAAGCGGTGAGATTATTTTTGCGTTCAGTGTGGCCAATCGTACTTTGCGTCCATCTTTGTCAAAGTCAAAATTTATCACTTTAACGTGTATTTCGGATGCGCATATTAATCCCGTTTATGAAGCGGTGATCGAGGCCACGGAGGAAGCCGTGATGAATGCTGTGTTTTGTTCGCGCGGCATGAACGGACGGTTGCAGCGTTCTGCGCCCGCTATTCCTGCCGGCCGAATTTTGGAGATGCTGAAATGA
- a CDS encoding P1 family peptidase, whose amino-acid sequence MRITVAFNLRTDQNEESAELLTREDVDRICSALSSLRHTVTPVEVSGRPDDVVERLLNSNPDIIFNVAEGTIGSSREAFFPGLYEQLNIPFTGGNASLLHLNLDKHLAKTVLSSKHINVPKGVLITQSSRQLPDDLTYPLMIKPNSEGSSKGITQDSVVETHARAEQRIDQLLSRYPAGLVVEEFIEGKELSIPFLEAFPGQWLPVVEHTFDLQGGAKFNIYDYDMKQGGNAARAVHVHCPADLSEQQQAACLGLVRQVSDAMNCPDFGRVDIRLHRNGDPYFIELNPLPSLHPNASLMTAAAVMGLDFKDVLRLILRSAAKRFGIPLRNIRRQIVLSESGQNPTLRELGHIPGRYPTGLNNAITDVKGVKVGHYTRIQDEVRIPGVEGLSAVRTGVTAIIPSSRVFKNRLVAGGFVLNGVGEMLGLDQILEWGWLETPILLTNSHSVGRVHNGVIQYMTEKHPDLGIDTDVILPVVGEADDSFLNDVRIGFNSAGDAVKAIKNAVDGPVQQGSVGAGAGMITFDFAGGVGTASRIVPLTEGEFTVGVLVLSNFGKMHHLTVEGNVIGRRLDEQYEKHGRRDDSDGSVIVIIATDIPLLSSQLEPYFQTRGIGIRPYGFDCRFVKR is encoded by the coding sequence ATGCGTATCACCGTCGCATTCAACCTTCGGACAGACCAAAATGAAGAGAGCGCGGAACTGCTGACTCGGGAAGATGTGGATCGAATCTGCAGCGCACTTTCCAGCTTGCGTCATACGGTTACGCCTGTTGAAGTCTCCGGCAGACCGGATGATGTGGTGGAACGGCTGCTCAACAGCAATCCGGATATTATTTTCAATGTTGCCGAAGGAACCATAGGCAGTAGCAGAGAAGCGTTTTTTCCGGGTTTGTATGAACAATTGAATATCCCGTTTACCGGCGGCAATGCTTCTTTATTGCATTTGAATTTGGACAAACATCTGGCAAAAACCGTCCTTAGCTCTAAACATATCAATGTACCCAAAGGTGTATTGATAACACAGAGCAGCCGCCAGCTTCCCGATGATCTGACCTATCCCCTGATGATCAAACCCAATTCTGAAGGCTCCAGCAAGGGGATTACTCAGGACTCTGTTGTAGAAACTCATGCCAGGGCCGAGCAGCGCATCGATCAGCTTTTGAGTCGTTATCCGGCGGGATTGGTGGTTGAAGAATTTATAGAAGGCAAGGAACTCAGCATCCCGTTTCTGGAAGCTTTTCCCGGACAATGGCTGCCTGTTGTTGAACATACCTTTGATCTGCAGGGTGGCGCAAAATTCAATATCTATGATTATGATATGAAACAGGGCGGAAATGCCGCACGCGCCGTGCATGTACACTGTCCGGCTGATTTATCAGAACAGCAGCAAGCGGCCTGTCTGGGGCTGGTCAGACAGGTTTCTGATGCTATGAATTGTCCTGATTTTGGTCGAGTGGATATACGACTGCACCGCAATGGTGATCCCTATTTTATCGAATTGAATCCACTGCCCAGTCTGCACCCGAATGCGTCTTTGATGACGGCAGCCGCGGTGATGGGACTGGACTTTAAGGATGTGCTGCGTTTGATTCTGCGATCTGCGGCAAAACGATTTGGCATCCCGCTCCGAAACATACGCAGGCAGATTGTATTGTCTGAAAGCGGGCAGAATCCGACTTTGCGCGAGCTGGGACATATCCCCGGCCGTTATCCGACCGGTTTGAACAATGCCATTACCGATGTCAAAGGCGTCAAAGTCGGCCATTACACCCGCATTCAGGATGAGGTGCGTATACCCGGTGTGGAAGGACTTTCGGCTGTTCGCACCGGCGTTACCGCGATCATTCCTTCCAGCCGGGTGTTTAAGAATCGGCTGGTGGCCGGTGGATTCGTTTTGAATGGAGTGGGGGAAATGCTGGGATTGGATCAAATCCTGGAGTGGGGATGGCTGGAAACACCTATTTTGTTGACCAATTCACATTCAGTCGGACGGGTGCACAACGGTGTCATCCAATATATGACGGAAAAACATCCTGATCTTGGAATCGATACCGATGTGATTCTGCCGGTTGTTGGGGAGGCGGATGATTCCTTTTTGAATGATGTTCGTATCGGATTCAATTCAGCCGGCGATGCCGTAAAAGCGATTAAAAACGCAGTTGACGGTCCGGTGCAACAGGGATCGGTCGGCGCCGGCGCCGGTATGATCACGTTTGATTTTGCGGGCGGCGTCGGAACCGCTTCGCGCATAGTCCCATTGACCGAAGGCGAGTTTACGGTGGGTGTTTTGGTTCTGTCAAATTTCGGCAAAATGCATCATTTGACGGTTGAAGGCAATGTTATCGGTCGACGGCTGGATGAGCAATATGAAAAGCATGGACGACGCGACGATTCTGATGGCTCTGTGATCGTTATTATCGCCACGGACATTCCTTTACTCAGCAGTCAGCTCGAACCGTATTTCCAAACGCGCGGCATTGGGATTAGGCCGTACGGGTTCGATTGCCGCTTCGTCAAGCGGTGA
- a CDS encoding histone deacetylase family protein: protein MKMIEKYNDDLHNPQWKFQLGPETYETKDTPQRVNTIKHHLLNDNAFERVTAKPYPERLIARMHPYHDFIKKTSESITRAGEEIYPDLFPGEGAHLRQRLDNPLWGGIWCTDAVTPIMKKTFEVARASAECALLGADILLEASERAVYALCRPSGHHAGPRVFGGYCYFNNAAVAAEYLSQHGSVAVLDIDYHHGNGTQEFFYDRKFIFTASIHADTEVEYPYYWGYAQETGAGQGKQTNLNLPLPLKSDSHAYMQKVQTAVKAINQFAPDFFIISAGFDTHKSDPIGGFTLETSDYTEIGGMLSDLSIPTLICQEGGYNINVLGECVYNFLKPFC, encoded by the coding sequence ATGAAAATGATTGAAAAGTATAATGATGACCTGCACAATCCTCAGTGGAAGTTTCAGCTGGGACCGGAAACCTATGAAACCAAAGACACCCCGCAACGTGTTAACACCATCAAGCATCATTTGCTGAACGATAATGCGTTTGAACGGGTGACTGCGAAACCCTATCCTGAACGTCTCATTGCCCGTATGCATCCCTATCATGACTTTATTAAAAAAACATCCGAAAGCATCACCCGTGCTGGTGAGGAAATTTATCCGGATCTGTTTCCGGGTGAGGGCGCTCATCTCCGCCAGCGTTTGGATAATCCCCTGTGGGGCGGAATCTGGTGTACGGATGCGGTGACACCCATTATGAAGAAAACTTTTGAGGTGGCGCGCGCTTCGGCAGAATGCGCGTTGCTTGGGGCCGATATCCTGTTGGAAGCAAGTGAACGTGCGGTTTACGCCCTGTGCCGGCCTTCCGGCCATCACGCGGGTCCCCGCGTGTTCGGCGGTTACTGCTATTTTAATAATGCGGCTGTTGCCGCTGAATATTTATCTCAGCATGGAAGTGTGGCGGTGCTCGATATTGATTATCATCATGGCAACGGCACTCAGGAATTTTTCTATGATCGAAAATTTATTTTTACCGCCTCGATTCATGCGGATACAGAAGTAGAGTATCCCTACTATTGGGGATATGCGCAAGAAACAGGCGCCGGTCAGGGAAAACAGACCAATCTGAATTTACCCCTTCCCCTGAAATCTGATTCCCATGCTTATATGCAAAAAGTACAGACGGCGGTAAAGGCTATAAATCAATTTGCCCCGGATTTTTTCATCATTTCCGCGGGATTTGACACACACAAATCTGATCCGATAGGCGGGTTTACTCTGGAGACATCTGACTATACTGAAATCGGCGGAATGTTGTCAGATTTGTCAATCCCGACATTAATATGTCAGGAGGGCGGATACAATATCAACGTACTGGGAGAATGTGTCTATAACTTTTTAAAACCGTTTTGTTGA